In one window of Poriferisphaera corsica DNA:
- a CDS encoding O-acetylhomoserine aminocarboxypropyltransferase/cysteine synthase family protein, whose amino-acid sequence MSDQNYKRGTQALHAGQEVDPTTNSRAVPIYATTSYNFNNTEHAANLFGLKEFGNIYTRLMNPTTDVLEKRLSALDGGAAGLAFASGQAAINAAILTICHSGQNFIASKQLYGGTWTLFTQTFKQLGIEVRFFDPLKPEQINDLVDENTRCVYFESVGNPKCDVPDFQKISDAAHAHGLPVICDNTVLTPYLFRPIEHGIDIVVYSTTKFIGGHGTHIGGCIVDSGNFKWADNPEKWPEFCAPCPSYHGAVFEEALRPIGNIAYIIHIRTNWLRDTGAAMSPFAAFLFLQGLETLHLRLPRHTENALKVAKYLESHPDVEWVNYPGLESHRTNDNAKKYLPDGAGAILGFGVKGGIEAGKAVVNNVKLLSHLANIGDAKSLIIHPASTTHSQLSEEELQAVGVTPEFVRVSVGIEDAEDIIADLDQALKAASLATV is encoded by the coding sequence ATGTCAGATCAGAACTATAAACGTGGCACCCAAGCCCTTCACGCAGGTCAAGAAGTCGACCCTACTACAAACTCACGCGCAGTACCCATCTACGCCACAACCTCATACAACTTCAACAACACCGAGCACGCCGCCAACCTCTTCGGCCTCAAAGAGTTCGGCAACATCTATACACGGCTCATGAACCCAACAACCGACGTCCTCGAAAAACGCCTCTCCGCACTCGACGGCGGCGCCGCAGGACTCGCCTTCGCATCAGGCCAAGCCGCAATCAACGCAGCCATCCTCACTATCTGTCACTCAGGCCAGAACTTCATTGCTTCCAAACAACTTTACGGCGGCACATGGACACTCTTCACGCAAACATTCAAGCAGCTCGGTATCGAAGTCCGCTTCTTCGATCCATTAAAACCAGAACAAATCAACGACCTCGTCGATGAGAACACACGCTGTGTTTATTTCGAATCCGTCGGCAACCCCAAGTGTGACGTCCCCGATTTCCAGAAAATCTCAGACGCCGCTCACGCTCACGGCCTCCCCGTCATCTGTGACAACACCGTCCTCACACCCTACCTCTTCCGCCCCATCGAGCACGGCATCGATATCGTTGTCTACTCAACCACCAAATTCATCGGCGGTCACGGCACGCACATCGGCGGCTGCATCGTCGACTCCGGTAACTTCAAATGGGCTGACAACCCCGAAAAATGGCCTGAATTCTGTGCACCTTGTCCGTCTTACCACGGCGCCGTCTTCGAAGAAGCGCTCCGTCCAATCGGCAACATCGCGTACATCATTCACATCCGCACCAATTGGCTCCGCGACACCGGCGCTGCCATGAGCCCATTCGCCGCGTTCCTATTCCTGCAAGGTCTGGAAACGTTGCACCTCCGCCTCCCACGTCATACTGAAAACGCGCTCAAGGTCGCTAAGTATCTCGAATCGCATCCCGATGTGGAATGGGTTAACTATCCCGGCCTCGAAAGCCATCGCACCAACGATAATGCGAAGAAATACCTCCCAGACGGAGCGGGCGCCATTCTCGGCTTCGGCGTTAAGGGCGGTATCGAAGCTGGCAAAGCCGTCGTTAACAACGTCAAGCTGCTTTCGCACCTTGCCAACATCGGCGACGCAAAATCACTCATCATTCACCCTGCCTCAACAACCCACTCTCAGCTCAGCGAAGAAGAACTGCAAGCCGTCGGCGTGACGCCTGAATTCGTCCGCGTATCCGTCGGCATCGAAGATGCCGAAGACATCATCGCTGACCTCGATCAGGCTCTTAAAGCCGCCAGCCTCGCAACTGTTTAA
- the metX gene encoding homoserine O-acetyltransferase MetX, protein MTEQLPISSDDARTNAPLKYAKTETFEGPIALERGDHLPKVEVVYETYGQLNAVKDNAVMVCHALTGDSHIVAHDENDDPGWWEIMVGPGKPIDTDKYFVICSNVLGSCRGTTGPGSINPATNKPYGKDFPLITIGDMVDVQKRLLDRLEIEKLFAVVGASLGGHQALCWATKYPDRVGAIAAIATGPTLTSQALAFDVVGRNAITLDPNFHDGQYYDKETKPNTGLAIARMLGHITYLSRESMRDKFDNNRLEPRAVDTEFEKHFSISSYLAYQGDKFVERFDANSYVVISLAMDHFNLGNTHEQLAESIGKSGCRWLIMSFSSDWLFPPFQAKQMRNALISRGKYVSYCNIKSDCGHDAFLLPNEFERYGGIVRGFLDTTTVDATFADVDVNQLPQDVKSIFHNKRLDYDQICGLIEKNSSVLDLGCGQGGLLMQLARQREASRLVGIELDEANLQAAIQLGFDVIQSDLEKGVPMFGNGEFDYVVLSQTLQSVVHTEQLVEQMVRIGKKCIVSFPNFAYKDLRNELYHEGVSPGTEHGQLSFEWFNTPNRRFLSIKDWEDFCKQKGVVIHDAVCLNSETGERVADDPNLNADLAIYVISK, encoded by the coding sequence ATGACAGAGCAATTGCCAATTAGTAGCGATGATGCCCGGACAAACGCACCGCTGAAATATGCAAAGACCGAGACGTTTGAAGGCCCGATTGCGCTCGAACGGGGCGATCATCTGCCTAAGGTTGAAGTCGTTTATGAAACCTATGGCCAGCTTAACGCGGTAAAAGACAATGCCGTGATGGTTTGTCATGCACTCACCGGCGATTCGCATATTGTGGCCCATGATGAAAATGACGACCCCGGTTGGTGGGAGATCATGGTCGGCCCGGGCAAGCCGATCGATACAGATAAATACTTTGTGATCTGCTCAAACGTACTCGGCTCATGTCGCGGTACAACCGGCCCTGGCAGCATTAATCCCGCAACGAATAAGCCTTATGGCAAAGACTTTCCGCTCATCACGATCGGTGACATGGTTGATGTTCAAAAACGATTACTTGACCGCCTTGAAATCGAAAAACTCTTCGCGGTTGTCGGCGCTTCTTTAGGCGGACATCAAGCACTGTGCTGGGCAACCAAGTATCCGGATCGTGTTGGCGCGATTGCTGCGATTGCAACCGGCCCGACGTTGACCAGTCAGGCATTGGCGTTTGATGTGGTGGGGCGAAATGCGATTACGTTAGATCCGAATTTTCATGACGGGCAGTATTACGATAAGGAAACCAAGCCGAATACCGGTTTAGCGATTGCGAGAATGCTGGGTCATATCACGTATTTATCGCGCGAATCGATGCGAGATAAGTTTGATAACAATCGGCTTGAACCACGGGCGGTCGATACTGAGTTTGAGAAACACTTTAGTATCAGCAGCTATCTGGCGTATCAGGGAGATAAGTTTGTTGAACGGTTTGATGCGAACAGTTATGTGGTGATCTCGCTTGCGATGGATCATTTTAATCTGGGTAATACGCATGAACAGTTGGCGGAATCGATTGGGAAATCGGGCTGCCGTTGGCTGATTATGAGTTTTAGTAGTGATTGGCTGTTCCCGCCGTTTCAGGCGAAGCAGATGCGCAATGCGCTGATTAGTCGTGGAAAGTATGTCAGTTACTGCAACATTAAGAGTGATTGTGGTCATGACGCGTTTTTGTTGCCGAATGAGTTTGAGCGTTATGGCGGGATCGTGCGTGGATTCTTAGATACGACGACGGTGGATGCGACGTTTGCCGATGTGGATGTGAATCAGCTGCCACAGGATGTGAAGAGTATCTTCCATAATAAGCGCTTAGATTATGACCAGATCTGCGGATTGATCGAGAAAAATAGTAGTGTTTTAGATCTCGGCTGCGGGCAGGGGGGGCTGCTGATGCAATTAGCAAGGCAGCGTGAGGCGTCGCGATTGGTGGGGATTGAATTGGATGAAGCGAATCTGCAGGCTGCGATTCAGTTGGGTTTTGACGTGATTCAGAGCGACCTTGAAAAGGGCGTTCCGATGTTTGGGAATGGGGAATTTGATTACGTGGTGCTGAGTCAAACATTGCAGTCGGTGGTTCATACCGAGCAGTTAGTTGAGCAGATGGTACGAATTGGGAAGAAGTGTATTGTGAGCTTCCCGAACTTTGCGTACAAGGATCTGCGTAACGAGTTGTACCATGAGGGTGTGAGTCCGGGGACTGAGCATGGGCAATTGAGTTTTGAATGGTTTAACACGCCGAACAGACGGTTCTTGTCGATCAAGGACTGGGAGGATTTCTGTAAGCAAAAGGGTGTTGTGATTCACGATGCGGTTTGCTTGAATAGTGAGACGGGTGAGCGTGTTGCGGATGATCCGAATCTGAATGCTGATCTAGCAATTTATGTCATTTCTAAATGA